The bacterium DNA segment TTGGAGATGCGGTTCTTTGTCTTTCGAGCATTGAATATATTAAAGGGAAAATGCCGCAAGCTCATATTACGGTGCTTGCCAAAGACTGGGTTAAGGAGATTTTCCTGAACCACCCTTCAGTTGATAAGGTTATTTCCTTAAATAAATCGAAAATATCCCTAATTAAAGATCTAAGACAAACCAAATTTGATATAGGTATTCTTTTTACAAATTCTTTTTCCTCGGCTTTTCTGTTCTTTCTTGCGGGAATAAAAAAACGCATCGGTTATAAAACTGATTTGAGAAGTTTATTTTTAACCGACAGCATTCCGCTACCAAAAAATTTAAACACACTTCATCAAAGAGATTATTATTTTAAACTCGTAAAGAAGTTAATTCCCGGAAATGAAAACCCTAAAAATCCTGTTCTTTACATGAGTACAGAAGAAATCGAAAAGGCAGACACTATATTAGAAGATT contains these protein-coding regions:
- the waaF gene encoding lipopolysaccharide heptosyltransferase II, which codes for MKILVRSPNWIGDAVLCLSSIEYIKGKMPQAHITVLAKDWVKEIFLNHPSVDKVISLNKSKISLIKDLRQTKFDIGILFTNSFSSAFLFFLAGIKKRIGYKTDLRSLFLTDSIPLPKNLNTLHQRDYYFKLVKKLIPGNENPKNPVLYMSTEEIEKADTILEDFELPITNYQLPIIGIFPGASYGPAKMWDTRNFQLLADKIIKTDKAKVLIFGGNKEKELGEIIQNERNNIINLCGKTTLRETMALIKRCAVFITNDTGPMHIASALNITV